In Amphiura filiformis chromosome 2, Afil_fr2py, whole genome shotgun sequence, one DNA window encodes the following:
- the LOC140141588 gene encoding uncharacterized protein — protein sequence MRRAEHQFMKVEEKHGELMEVVEDQHEFEEEESWMSDCEMEYVQAMLHAKKYVAQTQSPAILPVVNQQAESQPRPSDVGLPATSQSTAPTPHAYSSSTPRMTRMQFPTFNGDLKEYRRFKEMFTHCTTGMSELHCFYQLRQSMVNTTEKNKIKGCINLERAWQELDECYGDQDKLVDSLLTELENLKAYERRGKADLPAMSQFVQTLQNFETHAEAIGLSGELNSKIMLSQIKHKLPEDHRIAYYKSIRDSGDTDSLTGLVKWLHAHLMLLEKVKSTVADAPAPPPPAKYDFRKVSRSTNAATVYNNNNNNNNNRSPRANNRQCALHPDAKTHYLKMCNKFRALPLQEKYKIMKESGICFRCGHDNCSAGKAPHDTNSCQFAAPCRIPTCGSNRHFSSICPVVYGDQERQRNTGQRNASVHVTTHTVDDDKLQAVLPTAMGYLRCGNQRYKVRLLLDDGSQATLVRKGIFPQTAQDIYQDHNLTLVGGTTVNRKLRLLDCHIEDIGRNWSYPLTLTEIDTPCGDIPIVHPDQLQQYSHLRDVDIEIAPSETIDVLLGVDNTHLMVWDEYILGERFDEPIAVRCPLGWFVQGGRTNSPSSLSNYVNVTAIGPIEDFIGLEKVGMEPKKCSCMTDSLNKEVL from the coding sequence ATGAGACGAGCTGAACACCAGTTTATGAAGGTTGAAGAAAAACATGGAGAATTAATGGAGGTTGTAGAAGATCAGCATGAGTTTGAAGAGGAGGAGAGTTGGATGTCCGATTGCGAAATGGAATACGTCCAAGCGATGTTACATGCAAAAAAATATGTCGCGCAGACACAGTCACCCGCAATCTTACCAGTGGTCAATCAGCAAGCAGAGTCGCAACCACGCCCATCTGATGTAGGCCTACCCGCAACATCTCAATCTACAGCTCCTACACCTCATGCTTATTCATCATCAACTCCAAGGATGACCAGAATGCAGTTTCCTACCTTCAACGGTGATCTCAAAGAATACAGAAGATTTAAAGAAATGTTTACACACTGCACAACAGGTATGTCAGAGTTACATTGCTTCTACCAGCTTAGACAGTCCATGGTCAATACAACTGAGAAAAACAAGATCAAGGGATGCATCAATTTGGAGCGTGCTTGGCAGGAACTTGATGAGTGTTATGGTGACCAAGATAAACTAGTCGACAGCTTATTAACAGAGTTGGAAAATTTGAAGGCGTATGAGAGAAGAGGCAAAGCTGACCTTCCTGCAATGAGTCAATTTGTCCAGACACTTCAAAACTTTGAGACACATGCAGAGGCGATTGGATTGAGTGGAGAATtaaacagtaaaataatgttgAGTCAAATAAAACACAAGCTGCCGGAAGACCACCGAATAGCATATTACAAGAGCATTAGAGACTCAGGTGACACAGATTCCCTCACCGGTCTTGTCAAGTGGCTGCACGCTCATCTCATGCTGCTCGAGAAAGTCAAGTCGACGGTTGCAGATGCCCCAGCTCCACCACCACCAGCCAAGTACGACTTCCGCAAAGTCTCCAGATCTACAAACGCTGCTACtgtctacaacaacaacaacaacaacaataacaacaggaGTCCGCGAGCCAATAATCGTCAGTGTGCACTACATCCTGATGCCAAGACACATTATCTGAAGATGTGTAATAAATTCAGAGCCCTACCACTTCAAGAAAAGTACAAGATCATGAAAGAGAGTGGAATTTGCTTCCGCTGTGGACACGATAATTGCTCAGCAGGGAAAGCCCCTCATGATACCAACTCCTGCCAGTTTGCGGCGCCATGCCGCATTCCAACATGTGGTTCTAATAGACACTTCTCTTCAATCTGCCCAGTCGTATATGGTGATCAAGAACGACAAAGAAACACCGGACAACGGAACGCCAGTGTCCATGTGACAACACATACTGTTGATGATGACAAGTTACAAGCTGTGTTACCCACTGCCATGGGCTACTTAAGATGTGGAAATCAGCGATACAAAGTGCGCCTATTGTTAGATGATGGTAGCCAGGCAACACTTGTGAGGAAAGGCATTTTTCCCCAGACAGCTCAAGACATATACCAAGATCACAATTTGACCCTGGTTGGAGGCACAACAGTCAACAGAAAGTTAAGGCTCTTGGACTGCCATATTGAAGACATTGGACGTAACTGGTCCTACCCACTGACACTCACTGAAATTGACACGCCCTGTGGGGACATACCGATTGTGCACCCAGATCAACTTCAGCAGTATAGTCATCTCAGAGACGTTGACATCGAGATTGCTCCCTCAGAGACTATTGATGTTCTACTGGGCGTGGACAATACTCACCTGATGGTATGGGACGAATACATTCTGGGAGAAAGATTTGATGAGCCTATCGCCGTCAGATGCCCGTTGGGTTGGTTCGTACAAGGTGGACGCACCAACAGTCCGTCGTCTCTATCAAACTATGTCAATGTCACAGCGATTGGTCCAATAGAAGACTTCATTGGTCTCGAGAAGGTTGGAATGGAACCAAAGAAATGTAGCTGCATGACAGATTCGCTGAATAAAGAAGTATTATGA